From the genome of Methanosphaera cuniculi, one region includes:
- a CDS encoding aldo/keto reductase has translation MKYRELGKTGIKASILGFGAMRLPLLDENPEHVDIKQTTQMLEYSIEHGINMFDTALVYHTTDRKKPGVSETILGDILSSGFSDKLHISTKMPSWEMKSWEYVDRTLDLQLERLNLDQIDLFFVHSIKDSYYNEIKEAGLYEFVDRILSDGRIKHVCFSTHGSYDLLCQILDDYDKWECALTQLNYLDDDENPGLRGVKKLDKLGLGTMIMEPLRGGKLATNQPPTVKKIFDKSEKQLKSIQWAFNYLWDKKEVDCILSGMSTLDQVQENIALVDNAEIGMLSDQDREILKEVKSEYDHLNSIPCTGCNYCMPCPSGVNIPKCIREYNMDKLGDSCVDSVQYRFHMHEDRQAHNCTMCGECLSVCPQNINIPEKLKLINKHFGA, from the coding sequence ATGAAATATCGGGAACTCGGAAAAACTGGGATTAAAGCATCAATTCTAGGATTTGGAGCTATGCGTCTTCCATTACTTGATGAAAATCCAGAACATGTTGATATAAAACAAACAACACAAATGCTAGAATATAGTATTGAACATGGAATTAACATGTTTGACACGGCATTAGTATATCATACAACAGATCGCAAAAAGCCGGGAGTAAGTGAGACCATTCTTGGTGACATTTTAAGTAGTGGGTTCTCAGATAAACTTCATATATCGACAAAGATGCCCTCATGGGAAATGAAATCATGGGAATATGTTGATAGAACATTAGATTTACAATTAGAACGTCTTAATTTAGACCAAATAGATTTATTCTTTGTACATTCTATCAAGGATTCCTATTATAATGAAATCAAAGAAGCTGGACTCTATGAATTTGTAGATAGAATCTTAAGTGATGGTCGTATAAAACATGTATGTTTTTCAACACATGGTTCATATGATCTTTTATGTCAAATACTAGATGATTATGATAAGTGGGAGTGTGCATTAACACAACTTAATTATCTAGATGATGATGAAAATCCAGGACTACGTGGTGTTAAGAAATTAGATAAACTTGGTCTTGGAACAATGATTATGGAACCTCTTCGTGGAGGAAAACTTGCAACTAATCAGCCCCCAACAGTTAAAAAAATATTTGATAAATCTGAAAAACAGTTGAAATCAATACAATGGGCTTTCAATTATCTTTGGGATAAAAAAGAAGTTGATTGCATACTAAGTGGAATGTCGACATTAGATCAGGTACAAGAAAATATAGCATTAGTAGATAATGCTGAAATTGGAATGTTATCAGATCAAGATCGAGAAATTCTTAAAGAGGTAAAAAGTGAATATGATCACTTAAATAGTATACCATGTACAGGATGTAATTATTGTATGCCATGTCCATCTGGTGTTAATATTCCTAAATGTATACGAGAATATAATATGGATAAGCTAGGTGATAGTTGTGTTGATTCAGTACAATATCGTTTCCATATGCATGAAGATAGACAAGCTCATAATTGCACAATGTGTGGTGAATGTTTAAGTGTTTGTCCACAAAATATCAATATTCCAGAAAAATTAAAGCTCATTAACAAACATTTTGGAGCTTAA
- the uvrB gene encoding excinuclease ABC subunit UvrB produces the protein MSQFNLQSTYKPLGDQPKAINSIVNNFQNGIKEQTLEGVTGSGKTFTMANVIEQLNKPTLVMSHNKTLAAQLYEEFKEFFPDNAVEYFVSYFDYYQPEAYVAQTDTFIDKESTVNEEIDRLRHSTTQSLLTRDDVIVVSSVSCIYGIGSPEDYLEFTLTLEKGEITTRDAILKSLVDMQYQRNNTALERGNFRVNGDVIEIFPINANYAIRIELWGDEVDVIYKIDPLKSSIIEEVQKIIIFPAKHFVISQQKQDVAIKNILEELDDRLNTLKAAGKLLEAQRLEQRTKYDMEMIKEIGYCTGIENYSMHMNGRKWGETPFSLLGYFPEDYLTIIDESHATIPQIRGMYAGDNARKTNLVDYGFRLPSAKEHRPLKFDEFMRLQNQILYVSATPAAFELGRSKNKVEQIIRPTGLVDPKPIIRPVKNQVDDLLGEIKIRANRDERVLITSLTKKMAEDLTDYYIKMGIRTRYLHSEITTLERTEIIDELRRGEFDCLVGVNLLREGLDIPEVSLVGILDADKEGFLRSQTSLIQTIGRASRNVNGEVILYADNLTDSIVNAVNITKRRRKIQMKYNKDHNITPKSVVRKLKIKDRKDQIVDEIKDFDNVTTDEIELIIKDLEDMMQKAAADLDFEKAAKLRDEIKKLKEE, from the coding sequence ATGTCTCAATTTAATTTACAATCAACATACAAACCTTTAGGAGATCAACCTAAAGCAATAAATTCAATTGTAAACAACTTCCAAAATGGAATAAAAGAACAAACACTAGAAGGAGTAACAGGATCAGGGAAAACCTTCACAATGGCAAATGTAATAGAACAACTAAACAAACCAACACTCGTCATGTCACACAACAAAACACTAGCAGCACAACTATATGAGGAATTTAAGGAATTCTTCCCAGATAATGCGGTTGAATACTTTGTAAGTTACTTTGACTACTACCAACCAGAAGCATACGTAGCACAAACAGACACATTTATAGACAAAGAATCCACAGTAAATGAAGAAATAGACAGACTAAGACACTCAACAACACAATCACTACTAACACGTGATGATGTAATTGTTGTATCAAGTGTATCATGTATCTATGGTATAGGATCACCAGAAGATTACCTAGAATTTACATTAACATTAGAAAAAGGTGAAATAACTACACGTGATGCAATACTAAAATCACTAGTAGATATGCAATATCAACGAAACAACACAGCACTTGAACGTGGAAACTTCAGAGTAAATGGAGATGTAATTGAAATCTTCCCAATAAATGCAAATTATGCAATAAGAATAGAATTATGGGGAGATGAAGTAGATGTAATATACAAAATAGACCCCCTTAAATCAAGCATAATTGAAGAAGTACAAAAAATCATAATATTTCCAGCAAAACACTTTGTAATATCACAACAAAAACAAGATGTAGCAATAAAAAACATACTCGAAGAACTAGATGATCGCTTAAACACACTAAAAGCTGCTGGAAAACTACTTGAAGCACAACGACTTGAACAAAGAACCAAATATGACATGGAAATGATAAAAGAAATAGGTTACTGTACAGGAATTGAAAACTATTCAATGCACATGAATGGACGTAAGTGGGGTGAAACACCATTTTCACTTCTTGGATACTTCCCAGAGGATTATCTTACAATAATTGATGAATCACATGCAACAATACCACAAATTAGGGGAATGTATGCAGGTGATAATGCACGTAAAACAAACCTGGTAGATTATGGCTTCAGATTACCAAGTGCTAAAGAACACAGACCTCTTAAATTTGATGAATTCATGCGACTTCAAAACCAAATACTATATGTATCAGCAACACCAGCAGCATTTGAATTAGGACGAAGCAAAAACAAGGTTGAACAAATCATCAGACCAACAGGACTAGTTGATCCAAAACCAATAATAAGACCAGTGAAAAACCAGGTAGATGACTTACTTGGTGAAATAAAAATAAGAGCCAATCGTGATGAACGAGTTCTTATAACATCACTTACCAAGAAAATGGCAGAAGATCTAACAGACTACTATATCAAAATGGGAATAAGAACACGCTACTTACATTCTGAAATTACAACACTTGAACGTACAGAAATTATAGATGAACTTAGACGTGGAGAATTTGATTGTCTAGTAGGAGTAAACCTGCTTCGTGAAGGACTTGACATACCTGAAGTATCTCTTGTTGGAATACTTGATGCTGATAAAGAAGGATTTCTAAGATCACAAACATCTCTAATTCAAACCATAGGACGAGCATCAAGAAATGTTAATGGAGAAGTAATACTATATGCTGATAATCTTACAGATTCCATAGTAAATGCTGTAAATATCACAAAAAGAAGACGAAAAATACAAATGAAATACAACAAAGACCATAATATTACACCAAAAAGTGTAGTACGAAAACTTAAAATAAAAGACAGAAAAGATCAAATAGTAGATGAAATTAAAGACTTCGATAATGTAACAACTGACGAAATAGAATTAATCATAAAAGACTTAGAAGACATGATGCAAAAAGCAGCAGCAGATCTAGACTTTGAAAAAGCTGCAAAATTACGAGATGAAATTAAAAAATTAAAAGAGGAATAA